The DNA region CGGCGAGGCGGTCGGTGCGGCGGGCGCCGAGGTGGACGGTGTGCCCGGCGGCGGCCGGGCGGCGGGCGGTCGCCTCGCCGACGGCCCCCGCCCGGCCGCGCTCACTTCCCTCGCCGGCAGCCCCCGCCGGGCCGCACTCACTTCCCGCGCAGATCCACGATCCGCTTGAACTTCCCCACCGACCGCTCGATCGTCTCGGGGTCCACGACCTCGACGGCGACCGTGACACCGATGCCGTCCTTGACCGCCGCCGAGATCTCCCGCGCCGCCGTGGCCCGCCGCCCGGGCGGGGTGTCCGCGCGGGCCTCCACACACACCGTGAGGGCGTCCATGCGTCCCTCCTTCGTCAGCCGGAGCTGGAAGTGCGGGGCGAGCCCCGGGGTGCGCAGGACGATCTCCTCGATCTGGGTGGGGAAGAGGTTCACGCCGCGCAGGATCACCATGTCGTCGCTGCGCCCGGTGACCTTCTCCATGCGCCGGAACACCCGGGCGGTGCCGGGCAGGAGCCGGGTCAGGTCCCGGGTGCGGTACCGGATGACGGGCAGGGCCTCCTTGGTGAGGGAGGTGAAGACCAGCTCGCCGTGCTCCCCGTCCGGCAGCACCTCGCCGGTGATCGGGTCGACGACCTCCGGGTAGAAGTGGTCCTCCCAGATGTGCAGGCCGTCCTTGGTCTCCACGCACTCCTGGGCGACCCCGGGACCGATCACCTCCGAGAGCCCGTATATGTCGACGGCGTCGATCGCGAACCGCTCCTCGATCTCGCGCCGCATCTCCTCCGTCCACGGCTCCGCGCCGAAGATGCCGACCTGGAGCGAGGTGGTGCGCGGGTCGATGCCCTGGCGCTCGAACTCCTCCAGGAGGGTGAGCATGTACGACGGCGTCACCATGATGATCTCGGGCCGGAAGTCGAGGATGAGCTGCACCTGGCGCGCGGTCATGCCGCCGGAGGCGGGGATCACCGTGCAGCCGAGCCGCTCCGCGCCGTAGTGCGCGCCGAGCCCGCCCGTGAAGAGGCCGTACCCGTACGCCACGTGCACCTTCTGCCCGGGGCGCCCGCCCGCGGCCCGGATGGACCGCGCCACCACGTCGGCCCACATGCTCAGGTCCTGCTCGGTGTAGCCGACGACGGTGGGCCGCCCGGTGGTGCCGCTGGACGCGTGCAGCCGCCGCAGCTCGGACTGCTCCACGGCGAGCATCCCGAAGGGGTAGTTCGCCCGCAGGTCCGCCTTCGTGGTGAACGGGAACCGGGCGAGGTCGGCGAGCGTGTGGCAGTCGTCGGGGCCGAGCCCCGCCGCGTCGAACGCCGCCCGGTAGAAGGGCACGTTCTCGTAGGCGTGCAGCAGTGTGTCCTGGAGCCGGTCCAGCTGCAGTGCCTCCAGCTCCGCGCGGCCGAGCCGCTCCCCCGCGTCCAGCAGTGCCGGTGTGCGCGCCATCTGGAGTACCCCCGTCCCACGCCGGGCGACCGGCCCTTGGCCGATCTTGTGTCGGGGTCAGTTATTCAAGGTTTCATGGCTTCTGGCAAGGGTTTCGTACGAGGTGGCCCGGGCGGTGTCGCGGCGGGCGGGTGGCTCCCGGGACAGGGGTGGCGTTCCGGTTCTCGCGGGCACGGAGCGGGGGCGATCCGGGCGGGTGGTGCCGGGGACCGGCGCGGTCGGCGGACGCTGCGCGCCGGTCCCCACCGTGCTCAGAAGTCGTCCGCGGTGCGCATCCGCTCGCGGATCCAGACGCCGGCCTGCTTCAGCGGCGCCGTGCCGGTCCAGGGGCCGCCCTTGTCGCAGGTGCCGGTCTTGAAGACGGCGCCGGAGCGGTCGTCGTCGGAGAAGTTCCAGTTGACCCAGCTGATCTTCTTCGAGGCCATCAGGTCCAGGTACTTCTGCGACATGGCGAAGTCGTTGGCCTCCTCGCCCGCGTAGTTCTGGGTGCCGAACTCCGTGACGAAGACGGGGAGCTTGGCCGAGGCCCGGGAGAGGGTGGCCAGGTACTCGTCGCGGTGCGAGGCGGCGTAGAAGTGGAAGGTGTACATGATGTTGGTGGCGTTCACCGGGTTGTTGACCACCTCGGACTCAGTTGCGCCCTCCGAGACGCCGAACGACGACCAGGCGCGGGTGCCCACGAGCACCGGGGCGTTGGAGTCGATGTTCCTGATCACCGGGATGATCTGCTCGGCGTAGGACTTGATGCGCGACCAGCTCACACCGCTGGGCTCGTTGGCGATCTCGTACAGGACGTTGCTCTTGCCCTGATGCCGCTTGGCGATCTCGGTGAAGAAGGTCTTGGCCCGGGACAGGTTCGCGTGCGGGTCGCCGGGGCGGAGCATGTGCCAGTCCACGATCACGTACATGCCGCGCGCGGTGGCCTGCTCGATGAGGGAATGCGCGAGGTCGGTGTACTTCTTGGGGTTGGT from Streptomyces flavofungini includes:
- the paaK gene encoding phenylacetate--CoA ligase PaaK, with the translated sequence MARTPALLDAGERLGRAELEALQLDRLQDTLLHAYENVPFYRAAFDAAGLGPDDCHTLADLARFPFTTKADLRANYPFGMLAVEQSELRRLHASSGTTGRPTVVGYTEQDLSMWADVVARSIRAAGGRPGQKVHVAYGYGLFTGGLGAHYGAERLGCTVIPASGGMTARQVQLILDFRPEIIMVTPSYMLTLLEEFERQGIDPRTTSLQVGIFGAEPWTEEMRREIEERFAIDAVDIYGLSEVIGPGVAQECVETKDGLHIWEDHFYPEVVDPITGEVLPDGEHGELVFTSLTKEALPVIRYRTRDLTRLLPGTARVFRRMEKVTGRSDDMVILRGVNLFPTQIEEIVLRTPGLAPHFQLRLTKEGRMDALTVCVEARADTPPGRRATAAREISAAVKDGIGVTVAVEVVDPETIERSVGKFKRIVDLRGK
- a CDS encoding glycoside hydrolase family 5 protein; the protein is MRPARLATALAAALVAGLASAAPPAAATGSGPAAPRAAAPTPVAANGQLTVCGTKLCNQNGKAVQLRGMSSHGTQWYAHCLTKGSLDALAGDWKADVLRVSTYVQEGGYETNPKKYTDLAHSLIEQATARGMYVIVDWHMLRPGDPHANLSRAKTFFTEIAKRHQGKSNVLYEIANEPSGVSWSRIKSYAEQIIPVIRNIDSNAPVLVGTRAWSSFGVSEGATESEVVNNPVNATNIMYTFHFYAASHRDEYLATLSRASAKLPVFVTEFGTQNYAGEEANDFAMSQKYLDLMASKKISWVNWNFSDDDRSGAVFKTGTCDKGGPWTGTAPLKQAGVWIRERMRTADDF